From the genome of Bacteroides sp. MSB163, one region includes:
- a CDS encoding type I restriction-modification system subunit M: MSEELQQKLRDQLWEVANRLRGNMSASDFMYFTLGFIFYKYLSEKIEKYANNALVDDEITFKELWEMDDTDVVELQEEVKNQCLENIGYFIEPKFLFSSVIEAIKRKENILPILERSLKRIEDSTLGQDSEEDFGGLFSDIDLASPKLGKTANDKNTLVSNVLLALDDIDFSVEASQEIDILGDAYEYMISQFAAGAGKKAGEFYTPQEVSRILAEIVSIGHQRLRNVYDPTCGSGSLLLRAASIGNAVDIYGQEKNPTTYNLARMNMLLHGIRFSNFKIENGDTLEWDVFGDTQFDAVVANPPFSAEWSAADKFNTDDRFSKAGRLAPKKTADYAFILHMIYHLNEGGTMACVAPHGVLFRGNAEGVIRRFLIEKKNYIDAIIGLPANIFYGTSIPTCILVMKKCRKEDDNILFIDASKEFEKVKTQNKLRKEHIDKIVDTYRERKEIEKYSHLATLQEVADNDYNLNIPRYVDTFEEEEPIDIKAVMAEIKELEAKRAELDKEIEVYLKELGLVE, from the coding sequence ATGAGCGAAGAACTGCAACAGAAACTCCGTGACCAGCTTTGGGAGGTCGCAAATCGTTTGCGTGGCAATATGTCGGCAAGCGACTTTATGTATTTCACATTGGGTTTTATTTTCTATAAATACTTATCTGAGAAAATAGAAAAGTATGCCAACAATGCCTTGGTGGATGATGAAATAACCTTTAAGGAATTGTGGGAAATGGATGATACCGATGTAGTCGAGTTACAAGAGGAAGTAAAGAATCAATGCTTGGAAAATATAGGTTACTTCATTGAACCGAAATTCTTGTTTTCGTCCGTAATAGAGGCCATCAAGCGGAAAGAGAACATTTTACCTATACTTGAACGTTCATTGAAGCGTATCGAAGACAGCACTCTTGGACAGGACAGCGAAGAGGATTTCGGAGGATTGTTTTCAGATATAGACTTGGCTTCACCTAAATTGGGTAAAACAGCCAATGATAAAAATACACTCGTCAGCAATGTGCTTCTTGCATTGGACGATATAGACTTTAGCGTAGAGGCATCACAGGAAATTGACATCTTGGGTGATGCTTACGAATATATGATTTCGCAGTTTGCGGCAGGAGCCGGGAAAAAAGCCGGGGAATTCTATACTCCGCAGGAAGTTAGCCGTATTTTGGCAGAGATTGTTTCCATTGGACACCAGCGTTTGCGCAATGTATATGACCCTACTTGTGGTAGTGGCTCATTGCTTCTTCGTGCTGCAAGTATTGGAAATGCGGTTGATATTTACGGACAGGAAAAGAATCCGACGACCTACAACCTCGCCAGAATGAATATGTTGCTTCACGGTATCAGATTCAGCAATTTCAAGATTGAAAACGGCGATACGCTTGAATGGGATGTCTTTGGCGACACTCAGTTTGATGCGGTAGTCGCAAATCCTCCATTCTCTGCCGAATGGAGTGCTGCCGACAAATTTAATACCGATGACCGTTTCAGCAAAGCAGGGCGACTTGCGCCAAAGAAGACAGCAGATTATGCTTTTATCCTACACATGATTTATCACTTGAACGAAGGTGGTACGATGGCTTGTGTCGCTCCACACGGTGTTTTGTTCCGTGGTAATGCAGAAGGGGTAATACGCCGTTTCCTGATAGAGAAGAAAAACTATATCGATGCCATTATCGGTTTGCCGGCTAATATATTCTATGGTACAAGTATTCCGACCTGTATTCTTGTGATGAAGAAATGCCGTAAGGAAGATGATAATATTCTGTTCATAGATGCGAGCAAGGAGTTTGAGAAAGTCAAGACACAAAACAAACTGCGTAAAGAGCATATTGACAAGATTGTTGATACCTATCGCGAGCGAAAAGAAATAGAAAAGTACAGCCATCTTGCCACTTTACAGGAGGTTGCCGATAACGACTATAATCTGAATATTCCTCGTTATGTCGATACTTTTGAAGAGGAAGAACCTATTGACATTAAAGCTGTAATGGCAGAAATCAAGGAGTTGGAAGCCAAACGTGCCGAACTAGATAAGGAGATTGAAGTATATCTTAAAGAATTGGGACTGGTTGAATAA
- a CDS encoding GIY-YIG nuclease family protein, whose amino-acid sequence MVKTNEPGYVYILTNPSFREDWVKIGKSARPVDIRSKELDNTAVPLPFEIHATIKTVKYNEVEKLVHKIIDNLTDFRIRQNREFFNVAPQKALEIFKEIAQTIDDAVITEYENNQPLRSDNFISQSVQNELPRKCTNSRKDYTKYSLNGVGSYGKGRLALEVVRLFIESTSVDYKELINLLPKHLVKTVEEVGNWKLKTSDTHKRWFEKDILMSNDGVRFVVSSQHGKNNIGRILEFANKFGFVIKEL is encoded by the coding sequence ATGGTAAAAACAAATGAACCCGGATATGTGTATATCTTGACTAATCCAAGTTTTCGTGAGGATTGGGTTAAGATTGGCAAAAGCGCACGCCCTGTTGATATACGTTCCAAGGAACTTGACAATACGGCAGTTCCGTTGCCTTTTGAGATACATGCAACCATTAAAACGGTTAAATATAATGAGGTGGAAAAACTCGTGCATAAGATAATCGACAATTTGACTGATTTTCGTATTCGTCAGAACAGAGAATTTTTTAATGTCGCTCCGCAAAAAGCATTGGAAATTTTTAAAGAAATAGCACAAACTATAGATGATGCCGTAATAACAGAATATGAGAATAATCAACCTTTGCGTAGCGATAACTTTATATCTCAATCTGTTCAAAATGAATTGCCAAGAAAATGTACTAATAGCAGAAAAGACTATACAAAATATTCACTTAATGGAGTTGGTTCTTATGGGAAAGGTAGATTAGCATTAGAAGTAGTTCGACTTTTTATCGAGTCTACCTCTGTTGATTATAAAGAGCTAATTAATTTGTTGCCTAAACACTTAGTTAAAACCGTTGAAGAAGTCGGAAATTGGAAACTTAAAACGTCAGATACGCATAAAAGATGGTTTGAAAAAGATATTCTTATGTCTAATGATGGTGTCAGGTTTGTTGTATCATCACAGCATGGTAAGAATAATATAGGTCGTATTTTAGAGTTTGCGAATAAATTTGGTTTTGTAATTAAAGAATTATAA
- a CDS encoding type I restriction endonuclease subunit R, EcoR124 family, producing the protein MSTQSEAALEAGLIATLRQMDYEYVQIVEEDNLYVNFKRQLEIHNKKQLAEVGRTSFTDEEFEKILIYLEGGTRFEKAKKLRDLYPLDMVNGQRIWVEFLNRTQWCQNEFQVSNQITVEGRKKCRYDVTILINGLPLVQIELKRRGVELKQAYNQIQRYHKTSFHGLFDYIQLFVISNGVNTRYFANNPNSGYKFTFNWTDAANHPFNELDKFAVFFLEKCTLGKIIGKYIVLHEGDKCLMVLRPYQFYAVEKILDRVQNSNDNGYIWHTTGAGKTLTSFKAAQLVSELDDVDKVMFVVDRHDLDTQTQSEYEAFEPGAVDSTDNTDELVKRLQSNSKIIITTIQKLNAAVSKTWYSNKIETIRHSRIVMIFDECHRSHFGDSHKKIMKFFDNAQIFGFTGTPIFTENAVDGHTTKEIFGNCLHKYLIKDAIADENVLGFLVEYYHGNEVVDNDNQARMEEIAKFILNNFNKSTFDGEFDALFAVQSVSMLIRYYKIFKSLNPKIRIGAVFTYAANNSLDDEQTGMGTGQYAKEGVGEADELQTIMDDYNNMFGTAFTTENFRAYYDDINLRMKKKKADMKPLDLCLVVGMFLTGFDSKKLNTLYVDKNMEYHGLLQAFSRTNRVLNEKKRFGKIVCFRDLKNNVDTSIKLFSNSDNSEDIVRPPFEDVKKEYKCLATEFLKKYPTPSSIDFLQSENDKKNFVLAFRDIIRKHAEIQIYEDYSEDAEDLGMTEQQFNDYKSKYLDITVGFIEPPVIPSVVAEDPVPYGNSQGLEDIDFCLELLHSDIINVAYILELIAELDPYSNDYSEKRQHIIDTMIKDAGMRGKAKLIDGFIRKNVDEDKENFMSGRSKADGTSELEERLNQYIVSERNKAVKDLSDDEQIPTEVLNLYIKEYDYLQKEQPEIIQKALKEKHLGLIKTRKALTRIMERLRNIIRTFNWE; encoded by the coding sequence ATGTCAACACAAAGCGAAGCGGCGTTGGAAGCCGGACTGATAGCCACACTCCGACAAATGGACTATGAGTATGTCCAGATTGTCGAGGAAGATAATCTTTATGTTAATTTCAAACGTCAGTTGGAGATTCATAACAAGAAACAACTGGCGGAAGTTGGTCGTACTTCATTTACGGATGAAGAGTTTGAGAAGATATTAATTTATCTTGAAGGTGGAACTCGCTTTGAAAAGGCCAAGAAACTTCGTGACCTCTATCCGCTTGATATGGTAAATGGACAACGGATTTGGGTGGAATTTCTCAATCGTACCCAATGGTGTCAGAATGAGTTTCAGGTCTCGAATCAGATTACTGTTGAAGGACGGAAAAAATGCCGCTATGATGTGACTATACTTATCAATGGTTTACCATTGGTTCAGATAGAGTTAAAGCGCAGGGGAGTAGAACTCAAACAGGCATATAATCAGATACAACGCTATCATAAGACTTCGTTCCACGGATTGTTCGACTATATTCAATTGTTTGTTATATCAAATGGTGTCAATACCCGCTATTTTGCCAACAATCCTAATAGCGGTTATAAGTTTACATTCAATTGGACGGATGCAGCCAATCATCCGTTTAATGAATTGGATAAGTTTGCCGTATTCTTCTTGGAAAAATGTACGCTTGGCAAAATAATAGGGAAATATATCGTGCTGCACGAGGGCGACAAATGTTTGATGGTGCTTCGTCCTTATCAGTTCTATGCCGTAGAGAAAATTCTAGATCGTGTGCAGAACTCCAACGATAACGGCTATATATGGCATACAACAGGAGCCGGAAAGACATTGACTTCGTTCAAGGCTGCCCAACTTGTGTCAGAGTTGGATGATGTGGATAAGGTTATGTTTGTTGTTGACCGACATGACCTTGATACTCAGACTCAATCGGAATATGAAGCGTTTGAGCCGGGAGCTGTGGATAGTACTGATAATACGGATGAACTTGTGAAGCGACTTCAAAGCAATTCTAAGATTATCATCACTACCATTCAGAAACTCAATGCCGCAGTCAGCAAGACGTGGTATAGCAACAAGATTGAAACTATTCGCCACTCACGTATCGTGATGATATTTGATGAGTGTCATCGTAGCCACTTTGGGGATAGTCATAAGAAGATTATGAAGTTCTTTGACAATGCTCAAATCTTTGGCTTCACGGGAACACCTATTTTTACTGAAAATGCGGTAGATGGGCATACCACTAAGGAGATATTCGGAAATTGTCTTCATAAATATCTTATTAAGGATGCCATAGCCGATGAAAACGTGCTTGGATTCCTTGTGGAGTATTATCACGGCAACGAAGTTGTTGACAACGACAATCAAGCTCGTATGGAGGAAATCGCCAAGTTTATCCTTAACAATTTCAACAAATCCACATTCGACGGAGAGTTTGATGCCTTGTTTGCTGTGCAATCCGTGTCGATGCTCATACGATATTACAAGATATTCAAATCGTTGAATCCGAAAATCCGTATAGGTGCTGTGTTTACTTACGCTGCCAACAATAGTCTGGATGATGAACAGACCGGCATGGGTACAGGGCAGTATGCAAAAGAGGGTGTGGGTGAGGCTGATGAACTGCAAACAATTATGGACGATTATAACAATATGTTCGGCACTGCCTTTACTACAGAAAACTTCCGTGCCTACTATGATGACATCAATCTGCGCATGAAAAAGAAGAAAGCGGATATGAAACCGCTTGACCTTTGTCTTGTCGTGGGTATGTTCCTTACCGGTTTCGACAGTAAAAAACTGAATACTCTCTATGTAGATAAGAATATGGAATATCACGGTTTGCTGCAAGCATTCAGTCGTACCAACCGAGTATTGAACGAGAAGAAACGTTTCGGTAAAATCGTTTGCTTCCGTGACTTGAAAAATAATGTTGATACGTCTATTAAATTGTTCAGCAACTCTGATAATTCTGAAGATATAGTACGTCCACCGTTTGAGGATGTAAAAAAGGAATATAAATGCTTGGCAACAGAGTTCCTGAAAAAATATCCTACACCCAGCAGTATAGATTTTCTGCAAAGCGAAAATGACAAGAAAAATTTTGTTCTGGCATTTCGTGATATTATCCGTAAACATGCGGAAATCCAGATATACGAAGATTATAGCGAGGATGCGGAAGATCTTGGTATGACTGAGCAGCAATTCAACGACTATAAGAGTAAGTATCTTGACATTACAGTCGGGTTTATAGAACCGCCTGTAATTCCATCTGTAGTTGCAGAAGACCCTGTTCCGTATGGGAACAGTCAGGGATTAGAGGATATAGATTTCTGTCTTGAACTTCTACATAGCGACATTATCAATGTGGCTTACATTCTTGAACTCATTGCAGAACTTGACCCATATAGCAATGATTATTCAGAGAAAAGGCAACATATCATTGACACAATGATTAAGGATGCCGGGATGCGAGGCAAAGCCAAACTCATTGATGGCTTTATTCGGAAAAATGTTGATGAAGATAAGGAAAACTTCATGAGTGGACGTAGTAAGGCTGATGGTACAAGTGAATTGGAAGAGCGTTTGAATCAATATATTGTATCTGAACGCAATAAGGCTGTAAAAGATTTGTCGGATGATGAACAAATTCCTACCGAGGTGCTGAATCTATACATAAAGGAGTATGACTATTTGCAAAAGGAACAGCCGGAAATCATACAAAAGGCATTGAAAGAAAAACATCTTGGTCTTATAAAAACAAGAAAGGCGTTGACGAGAATCATGGAGAGATTGCGTAATATAATAAGAACATTTAATTGGGAGTAA
- a CDS encoding restriction endonuclease subunit S → MANNNENKILNVPHLRFPEFSGEWEKCKVSELLDFYSTNSLSWEQLEYGTKAMMNLHYGLIHVGLPTMVDLTRDRLPNVKKGNMPKNFELCKEGDIAFADASEDTNEVAKAVEFFDLDRKDVVCGLHTIHGRDNSDRTVTGFKGYAFSSTAFHNQIRRIAQGAKIYSISTKNFSESYIGVPSKAEQTKIATLLRLIDERITTQSKIIEKLQSLIKGLAVALTTKEKANIAISQCLECHSSTLQESEVLSSGLCKVFGANGLVGYKDVPQMNGDAILVIKDGSGVGTVSYAQGKFSVIGTLNYLTVIGNNDLRYLYFALSVFNFQPYKTGMAIPHIYFKDYGKAKIYCPSLAEQKRVANVLDKLESKLFVEQELLASFNQQKLYLLGKMFI, encoded by the coding sequence ATGGCAAATAATAACGAAAATAAAATCCTCAATGTTCCCCATTTGAGATTCCCTGAGTTTAGTGGGGAGTGGGAGAAATGTAAAGTGTCCGAGCTATTGGACTTCTATTCAACCAATTCTTTGAGTTGGGAACAACTTGAATATGGGACGAAAGCCATGATGAACTTACATTATGGGCTCATTCATGTGGGACTTCCTACGATGGTAGATTTGACAAGAGATAGACTACCCAATGTCAAAAAGGGTAATATGCCTAAAAATTTTGAATTGTGCAAAGAAGGAGATATTGCCTTTGCTGATGCTTCGGAAGATACGAATGAGGTTGCAAAAGCTGTTGAGTTTTTCGATCTTGATAGGAAAGATGTAGTCTGTGGATTGCACACAATTCATGGACGAGATAATAGTGATAGAACGGTTACTGGATTCAAAGGATATGCTTTTTCTTCTACTGCATTTCATAATCAGATAAGGCGTATAGCGCAAGGAGCAAAGATATATTCTATCAGTACAAAGAATTTTTCTGAGTCTTATATAGGTGTTCCATCCAAAGCAGAGCAAACCAAAATAGCTACACTGTTACGTCTAATAGACGAACGCATCACTACCCAAAGCAAAATCATTGAGAAACTGCAATCCTTAATTAAAGGGCTTGCAGTTGCGCTAACGACCAAAGAAAAGGCTAACATTGCAATTTCTCAGTGTTTAGAGTGTCATAGCTCAACACTTCAAGAGAGCGAGGTTTTGTCTAGTGGACTATGCAAAGTGTTTGGTGCAAATGGATTGGTTGGTTATAAAGATGTGCCACAAATGAACGGTGATGCGATACTGGTAATCAAAGATGGTTCGGGTGTTGGTACAGTTTCCTATGCACAGGGCAAATTTTCGGTAATTGGCACACTCAACTATCTTACTGTCATAGGCAACAATGATTTGCGTTATCTGTACTTTGCGCTGTCAGTATTCAACTTTCAACCGTACAAAACTGGTATGGCGATACCACATATCTACTTCAAAGATTATGGTAAAGCGAAAATATATTGTCCTTCACTTGCTGAACAAAAGCGTGTCGCAAACGTGCTTGACAAATTGGAGAGCAAACTTTTTGTTGAGCAAGAACTTCTTGCGTCATTCAATCAACAAAAACTGTATTTGTTGGGGAAGATGTTTATATGA
- a CDS encoding restriction endonuclease subunit S — MAFETLYSKAGEGGTPTTSNTEFYDNGSIPFIKIDDLSNKYLSANKDYITELGLKKSSAWLIPTHSIIYSNGATIGAISINKYPVCTKQGILGIVPNTNIDVEFLYYFMQSSYFQKEVERVVTEGTMKTAYLKDINHIKCPIPDLDRQKEISHLLSVLSLKEDVERQLLQKYQIQKQYLLRKMFI, encoded by the coding sequence GTGGCATTTGAAACATTATATAGTAAAGCAGGTGAGGGTGGAACACCCACTACGTCAAATACAGAATTTTATGATAACGGCAGCATTCCTTTCATAAAAATAGACGATTTGAGCAATAAATATTTATCGGCTAACAAAGACTATATTACAGAGTTAGGACTCAAAAAATCTTCAGCATGGCTGATTCCTACGCACTCCATTATATACTCTAATGGAGCAACAATCGGTGCTATTTCTATAAACAAATATCCAGTCTGTACCAAACAAGGAATTTTAGGTATTGTCCCTAATACAAATATTGATGTTGAATTTCTTTATTACTTTATGCAATCTTCATATTTTCAAAAAGAAGTTGAACGTGTTGTAACTGAAGGTACGATGAAAACAGCCTACCTAAAGGATATAAATCACATAAAATGCCCAATACCAGATTTAGATAGGCAAAAAGAAATTAGTCATCTTCTTTCAGTGTTATCGCTTAAAGAGGATGTTGAAAGGCAACTATTACAGAAATATCAAATACAGAAACAATATCTATTAAGGAAGATGTTCATATAA
- a CDS encoding restriction endonuclease subunit S — MIPLSELLKQCSDRNRSGSDLQVLSVSNKYGFIAQSDQFEDREVASDDTSNYKVVKKGMFAYNPARINVGSIALYEMDGNGIVSPMYVCFTTKSELLPSYLKYYFASQTFKHEMYKRLEGSVRLCLTFEELCNIEIHLPSIEQQKNISKYISKIENNLSLVDSIFSKYQQQRRYLLSQMFI, encoded by the coding sequence ATGATTCCACTGTCCGAATTACTCAAACAATGTTCTGATAGAAATCGCAGTGGCTCTGATTTGCAAGTTCTTTCGGTTAGTAACAAATACGGATTTATAGCTCAATCAGACCAATTTGAGGACAGAGAAGTAGCAAGCGATGATACCTCAAATTATAAGGTTGTGAAGAAAGGTATGTTTGCATACAATCCTGCTCGTATAAATGTTGGCTCAATAGCATTGTACGAAATGGACGGTAATGGTATTGTTAGTCCCATGTATGTTTGCTTTACTACAAAATCAGAATTATTACCCAGTTATCTAAAGTACTATTTTGCATCACAAACATTCAAACATGAAATGTATAAACGCCTGGAAGGCAGTGTTCGCTTATGTCTTACTTTTGAGGAGTTGTGCAATATAGAAATTCATTTGCCAAGTATTGAGCAACAAAAGAATATCAGTAAGTACATTTCAAAAATCGAAAACAATCTTTCATTAGTGGATAGCATATTTTCTAAATATCAGCAGCAACGAAGATACCTGCTCTCGCAAATGTTTATATGA
- a CDS encoding helix-turn-helix domain-containing protein — protein sequence MAEDKIDNALGEGMNIMENKSEDWICHSQAIAAIMSNRMEELGMTQRALAEKMNCTQQYVSKVLKGRENLSLETLCKIENALDIKILQARINK from the coding sequence ATGGCTGAAGACAAGATAGACAACGCTTTAGGAGAAGGAATGAATATAATGGAAAATAAGAGCGAGGATTGGATTTGCCATTCACAGGCTATAGCAGCAATCATGTCAAACCGAATGGAGGAACTTGGTATGACACAACGAGCTTTGGCTGAGAAAATGAATTGTACCCAGCAGTATGTTTCTAAAGTGTTGAAAGGTCGTGAAAATTTGTCGTTGGAAACCTTATGCAAAATAGAAAATGCATTAGACATCAAGATATTGCAAGCTAGAATAAATAAGTAG
- a CDS encoding restriction endonuclease subunit S, which translates to MGNVPHLRFPEFSGEWNVSTIGAEFDLYSGNTPSRLDKQQFMGKVNWISSGELKEHYISSSKEKITEIATNNNSLKILPIGTFIIAIYGLEAEGVRGTCSITKETSTISQACMAFMPKGNVTNEFLYSWYKKHGNLIGIRYAQGTKQQNLSYDIISQFRISFPSAQEQTKLEHFISLLDERIATQNKIIEDLKKLKSAITDLLFHSIADAHTIRLGEIAHITNGAGDVQDANTEHQEDWYPFFDRSEELKWFPTYSFDKEAVIYAGEGQSFYPRYYNGKFALHQRCYAITDFASCIIPKYCCHFMNTLNSYFVRNSVGSTVPSLRMDIFQKVEIRLPPIPKQQHICKIIDAFYTKLEVEQRGISILQELKQFLLSQMFI; encoded by the coding sequence ATGGGCAATGTTCCCCATTTGAGATTCCCTGAGTTTAGTGGGGAGTGGAATGTTTCTACAATTGGTGCAGAATTTGATTTGTATTCAGGAAATACACCAAGCAGATTGGACAAACAACAGTTTATGGGAAAAGTTAATTGGATTTCAAGCGGAGAATTGAAAGAACATTATATATCTTCCTCAAAAGAAAAAATAACAGAAATTGCTACCAATAACAACAGCCTAAAGATATTACCCATTGGAACATTTATTATTGCTATATATGGTTTGGAAGCTGAAGGAGTAAGAGGTACATGCTCTATTACCAAAGAAACTTCTACTATTAGCCAAGCATGTATGGCTTTTATGCCTAAAGGAAATGTTACAAATGAGTTCTTATATTCATGGTATAAGAAACACGGAAATCTTATCGGTATTAGATATGCGCAGGGGACGAAACAACAAAACCTAAGTTACGATATTATCAGCCAATTTCGTATATCATTTCCTTCGGCACAAGAGCAAACAAAACTTGAACATTTCATATCATTACTTGACGAACGTATCGCTACCCAAAACAAAATCATTGAGGATTTGAAAAAACTAAAGTCCGCAATAACAGATTTACTCTTTCATTCAATAGCAGATGCTCATACCATACGTTTAGGCGAAATTGCACATATTACGAATGGTGCTGGTGACGTGCAAGATGCTAATACAGAACATCAAGAAGATTGGTATCCTTTCTTTGACCGTTCAGAAGAATTAAAATGGTTTCCAACTTATTCGTTTGACAAAGAAGCTGTTATTTATGCTGGCGAAGGACAAAGTTTTTATCCTCGATATTATAATGGGAAATTTGCTTTACACCAAAGGTGTTACGCCATAACGGATTTCGCTTCATGTATTATACCAAAGTATTGTTGCCATTTTATGAATACATTAAATTCTTATTTTGTTAGAAATTCAGTTGGTTCTACTGTACCATCTTTGAGAATGGATATATTTCAAAAGGTAGAAATTAGACTACCTCCTATACCAAAGCAACAGCATATATGTAAAATTATTGATGCTTTTTATACTAAACTTGAAGTCGAACAAAGGGGCATTTCTATTTTACAAGAATTGAAGCAATTTTTGCTCTCGCAGATGTTCATATAA
- a CDS encoding type II toxin-antitoxin system HipA family toxin, translated as MKKLYVYADFDWLKEIELIGELGYESLRGSDSYCFTFSDDWLKKHGDLFLSDDLNNYPGQQYTQPGKDIFGCFSDALPDRWGRTLLLRREQLAAIEENRPVRRLSSFDFLTGIDDFSRMGAFRFKEDTDGEFINVSESLKIPPLTDIRELIAASAEIERSEEDNVLPDRKWITQLVQPGSSLGGARPKASVIDTDKTLYVAKFTSRNDDYDAGLWEHFSHLLAAKAGINAAKTKVIATGEKYHTLLSERFDRTKDGKRIHFASAMTLLGLNDGDNATTGHGYLDIVDFIIQNCTDVEYNLQELYRRVAFNICIGNSDDHFRNHGFLLTAKGWTLSPAYDMNPTLNEYQSLLISATSNKADLGILLDACVHYMLNRKTVEHIVSEVINVVKGWRGLAVRLGISKREMDMFRGVLDERCKMNF; from the coding sequence ATGAAGAAACTGTATGTATATGCTGATTTTGACTGGCTGAAGGAGATAGAACTCATTGGCGAGTTGGGCTACGAATCACTTCGTGGCTCTGACAGTTATTGCTTTACATTCAGCGATGATTGGTTGAAAAAGCATGGAGATTTGTTTTTGAGCGATGATTTGAACAATTATCCGGGACAACAATATACGCAGCCGGGGAAGGATATATTCGGATGTTTTTCTGATGCTTTGCCTGATCGTTGGGGACGGACTCTGTTGTTGCGACGTGAGCAGCTTGCAGCAATAGAAGAAAATCGGCCAGTACGAAGATTGTCTTCATTCGATTTCCTGACCGGCATTGATGACTTCTCCCGAATGGGTGCTTTCCGTTTTAAGGAAGACACTGATGGAGAGTTTATAAATGTAAGTGAGTCGTTGAAAATTCCGCCTTTGACGGATATTAGGGAATTGATTGCGGCCAGTGCGGAGATTGAGAGAAGCGAAGAGGATAATGTGTTGCCAGACAGAAAGTGGATTACGCAACTTGTGCAACCGGGTTCTTCATTGGGTGGAGCAAGACCGAAAGCCAGTGTGATAGATACGGATAAAACGCTTTATGTCGCCAAGTTTACTTCTCGTAATGATGATTACGATGCCGGACTTTGGGAACATTTCAGCCATTTGCTTGCAGCAAAAGCCGGTATAAATGCAGCAAAAACAAAAGTTATTGCCACAGGCGAAAAATATCACACCTTGCTTTCAGAACGTTTTGACAGAACCAAAGATGGAAAACGGATTCATTTTGCTTCTGCAATGACTTTGTTGGGACTGAATGACGGAGATAATGCAACTACAGGGCATGGTTATTTGGATATAGTGGATTTCATTATTCAAAACTGTACGGATGTTGAGTACAATTTGCAGGAACTCTATCGCCGTGTGGCTTTCAATATCTGCATTGGCAACAGCGATGACCATTTCCGCAATCATGGTTTTCTTTTGACTGCAAAAGGCTGGACGCTCTCACCTGCATACGATATGAATCCCACTCTGAACGAATATCAAAGTCTGCTTATTTCGGCAACTTCCAACAAGGCAGACCTCGGCATTTTGCTTGATGCTTGTGTGCACTATATGCTCAACAGAAAAACAGTTGAACATATTGTTTCAGAGGTTATTAATGTTGTGAAAGGGTGGCGAGGGTTGGCGGTACGGTTAGGTATATCTAAGCGAGAAATGGATATGTTTAGAGGGGTGTTGGATGAGAGGTGTAAAATGAATTTTTAG